The Malus domestica chromosome 06, GDT2T_hap1 genome has a segment encoding these proteins:
- the LOC103436914 gene encoding uncharacterized protein, whose protein sequence is MGRKKPKDPETDAVSAAQSDVFMTLFGEAASHDAAPAIFSESNPFRRKNQESGFGFVAPSAQPAENTNNGESENNGDDGDGEVQKRKRKNKEKAASGLINEEAPQSHVELEGEKPKKNKLPETLNSENPNLGSELEGVPRQENDEPSETTNAVAKKKDGRKRKRDEVEREYEVKKYGVKEGEEDGDKEKRTVGEKRKTVDNPADMLVSNEGFDDESKLLRTVFVGNLPLKVKKKALMKEFIKFGEVESVRIRSVPILDTKRPRKGAILTKQIHDKADSVNAYIVFKTEESAQASLSHNMAVVEGHHIRVDRACPPRKKLKGESATVYDHTRTVFVGNLPFDVKDEEVYQLFCGINNLGSGVEAIRIIRDPNYGIGKGIAYVLFRTRETANLVVKKRNLKLGDRELRLSHAKPESTPTKRKKPSSASEANSSAKKRAVDSRSPDFNKSSSKASYQGLRAGKPGVQKKFHAKGSRPDKFESKSPSGVKPKERKDKRPSVAARKAKEAHKGGAASKQTGTKRKLDSRTPDGSQQKKKFKKYR, encoded by the exons ATGGGTAGGAAGAAACCCAAGGACCCAGAAACCGACGCCGTTTCAGCAGCTCAGTCCGACGTCTTCATGACCCTATTCGGCGAGGCCGCCAGCCACGACGCCGCCCCTGCCATCTTCTCCGAGAGCAACCCCTTCAGGAGAAAGAACCAGGAATCCGGGTTTGGGTTTGTTGCCCCTTCGGCTCAACCTGCTGAGAACACCAATAATGGCGAGTCTGAGAACAATGGCGATGACGGGGACGGCGAGGTGCAGAAACGGAAGCGgaagaacaaagaaaaggcGGCTTCCGGTTTGATTAACGAAGAAGCTCCACAGAGTCATGTGGAGTTGGAGGGcgaaaaaccaaagaaaaataaactgCCGGAAACGCTCAATtctgaaaaccctaatttgggCTCTGAGTTAGAAGGGGTGCCAAGACAGGAAAATGATGAACCCTCAGAGACGACGAATGCGGTGGCGAAGAAGAAGGATGGGAGGAAGAGGAAAAGGGATGAAGTTGAGAGGGAATATGAGGTGAAGAAGTACGGCGTGAAGGAGGGCGAGGAGGATGGGGACAAGGAGAAGAGGACTGTTGGGGAGAAGAGGAAGACAGTTGATAATCCAGCTGATATGCTGGTTTCCAACGAAGGTTTCGACGACGAGAGTAAGCTCTTGAGGACTGTTTTTGTTGGGAATTTGCCCTTGAAGGTCAAGAAAAAAGCTTTGATGAAGGAGTTCATTAAATTTGGAGAGGTGGAGTCTGTGAGGATTCGATCCGTGCCAATCTTGGAT ACCAAAAGGCCCAGAAAGGGAGCAATACTCACAAAACAAATCCATGATAAAGCTGACAG CGTTAATGCCTACATTGTTTTCAAAACCGAGGAATCGGCACAGGCTTCTTTGTCCCATAACATGGCTGTG GTTGAAGGACATCATATCCGTGTTGACAGGGCTTGCCCACCTCGTAAGAAGCTGAAAGGGGAGAGTGCTACTGTTTATGATCACACGAGAACAGTTTTTGTGGGTAACCTTCCATTTGATGTAAAG GATGAAGAAGTTTATCAGTTGTTTTGTGGTATCAACAATCTTGGATCCGGCGTTGAAGCTATTCGCATAATCAGGGATCCTAATTATGGTATCGGAAAGGGCATTGCTTATGTTTTGTTTAGAACAAGG GAAACTGCAAATTTGGTCGTTAAGAAGCGAAACTTGAAGCTTGGGGATCGGGAGCTCAGGCTGTCTCATGCAAAACCAGAGTCCACCCCAACTAAGAGAAAGAAACCCTCATCAGCATCGGAAGCTAATTCTTCAGCCAAAAAGCGAGCTGTGGACTCGAGGAGTCCAGATTTTAACAAGTCGAGTTCAAAGGCATCTTACCAGGGCCTGCGTGCAGGTAAGCCTGGTGTCCAAAAGAAGTTCCATGCAAAAGGCAGTAGACCAGATAAGTTTGAATCAAAATCACCAAGTGGAGTGAAGCCGAAAGAACGTAAAGATAAACGACCATCCGTTGCTGCGAGAAAGGCTAAAGAAGCACATAAAGGTGGCGCTGCTTCAAAACAAACAGGTACAAAGCGTAAGCTTGATAGCCGGACTCCAGATGGCTCCCAGCAgaaaaagaaattcaagaaatatAGGTAG